From the Haladaptatus sp. DJG-WS-42 genome, the window CCACGGTATCCGCGAAAATCGAGGGCAGTTTGCCCTCCAGTTATTGACGGTGTTCGCCGTTGGTCTCACGATTGGTGCAGAACGGAACGTCGTTCCCCTCCTCGGCCGTGACGTGTTCGGGGTTGAATCGCTCGCCATTATCGGCTCGTTTGTCGTGAGCTTTGGCTTCGTCAAAGCACTCCTCAACCTCTACGGCGGAAAGTGGTCTGAGACGTACGGCCGTCGCCCAATTCTCATCGCCGGGTGGCTGGTTGCCCTCCCCATCCCGCTCATCCTCATCTACGCCCCAAACTGGTGGTGGATAACGCTCGGAAACGTTCTCCTCGGGGTCAACCAGGGGCTCGCGTGGAGCATGAGCGTGAACGCAAAAATCGACCTCGCAGGAGCGAACGCCCGCGGCACCGCCGTTGGCTTAGACGAGGCGTTTGGCTACACTGGGGTTGCCCTCGGTGCGTGGATTACCGGCGTCATCGCCGCCGAGTACGGACTGCAGCCCGCGCCGTTTTATTTCCTCGCAGGTGTCATCGTCCTCGCGTTGCTTGTGGCGATTCTCTTCGTCGAGGAGACCTTACCCTACGCGCAAGCAGAAGCCGACGCGAGTGACGCGGGCGAACACCTCCCGTTCAGAGCGGTGTTAAAACGCGCGACGTGGGGCGACCGCACGCTGTTTGCGGCCGCCCAAGCCGGCAGCGTCGAGAAGTTCGTGGACGCCCTCGTGTGGATTGCCTACCCGCTGTATCTCACCGCAAACGGCCTCAGCGTTGCACAGGTTGGGGTCGTCGTCGGCGTTTACGGCGGCGTCTGGGGCGTCCTCCAACTGTACACCGGCAAACTCGCAGACGACATCGGGCGTCGGATTCCGGTCATCGCCGGTATGTTCGTCGCGGGCGGTGGCGTCCTCGCCACGGCGTTCGTCACGGGGTACTGGCCGTGGATTGTCACCGCTGGCGTCACAGGGGTCGGGATGGCGCTGCTCTACCCCACCCTCATCACCGTCGTCGGCGACGCTGCCCACCCGACGTGGCGCGCTACGGGACTCGGCGTCTACCGGATGTGGCGCGACGCGGGCTACGCTTTTGGTGCAATCCTTATCGGCGTCACCGCAGACGCGTTTGGCCTGCAGACGGCCTTCGTGATGGTCGCCGGTGCGATGTTCCTCTCGGGTGGTGTTGCCAGCTTCTGGATGCGCGAGACGCATCCTGAATTTGGCACACACGCGTCTCGTTCGACGGGCTCGCCAGTCACCGAGGAGTGAAAAATCGAAAAACTGCCGAGTTGGTTTAGTCGCGCTTCTGGCCAGCGCGGATGGACGGACGGGTGTGTTCCGTACCCTTGCCGCGCTTGCCGAGGCCACGGTTGGACTTCCCTGCGCCGGTGAGTCCGCGGTAGGCGCGTCCTTTGTGGTTGTCGTCGCAGATCCAGTTCAAGTCGTCGTCGTTCTGGATGGCTGGGTGTGCCGGGTCAACGAGGATTGCTTCGAACCATTTCTGGCGGCCGTCTTCCCCGACCCAGTAGGAGTTGAGCACGCGCATGTTGCGGTACTTCGTCGATGCGCGTTCCTCTGCGATGCGCTGGATGGACTTCTTGCGCGTGATGCGGTTTACGCCCTGGCGCTTCGAGCGGCGACCCGCTTTGTGGCGCTGTTTGCGGGCGCTGCCTTTGCGGACGCTGATGCGCACGACGACAATGCCCTGCTTTGCCTTGTAGCCGAGGTTGCGGGCTTTGTCGAGGCGGGTTGGGCGGTCGATGCGCTCGATTGCGCCCTGTTTGCGCCAGTCTTGTTTTCGTTCCCACTGCAGGTCGGCGAGTTTGCCGTCCCCAGGGGTTTTCCATGCGTCTCGGATGTGAGAGTAGAAGCTTTTTGCCATGGGTTTGCTCCACGGGCGTTGCGTGGTTCAGCCATCTCGACGGCGTGATGCCGTGCAGTTCGAGACTGTGCGTCTCGCAGGCCACATTCCGACCTGAGTTCACAGGTGCCCGCTGGTGCCCGTGTCGTCCAGCGAGTTCGTTTGCGAGTTCTGCCCTTTTACCGCTTAAGGCCTTCGACTTCGCCGTTCGTTGCAGACCGTTTCACGGCTTACGTCGGACGTAAGGTCAGTTTTTTGGCGTGCTTTGCACCCGCTTAACAAAGGCCATCGACAGCAGAGATGCAAGTGCCATGGTGCCAGAACTACTCGGCGCAGATGGCGACTTGCCCGCACACCAGCTCGGTCACGCTGAGGTGAACTAACATGTTGGAGTTATTCACGCCGATACAGGCGTTCTCCGGCCAGTTCCTCCAGTATGCCCTGCTGTTCTTCGTGTTGGCGATTATCGCGTCCGTCGTAGGCGCGCGCGGTATTGCGGGGATTACCATGGAAATCGCAAAAATCTTCATTGCGATTTTCATTATTCTCGCCATCATCGCGCTCATCCTGTGACGGCCGTTTTGTTTTTTCGGCCATACACGTAACTGAGCGTTCTTCGCGAGCGTGTCACGCTCATCGTCAAAACACAGCCGTTACTCGACGGACAATCCAGCGAGAGGTGGTACGCGCCCCCTCGGTCGCGGACGCAAGTGCCCCTCTCAAAACGCACTTTGCAACCCGTCTCGCCAGACAAGCGCGTCACCTGTCGTGTGGCAACTCCCCGATCCCCGCCCCGCTGTTTCGAGGCGCGGTAGACGAGACTTCTGCCTGCACTCGCAAGCAGCCACTCCAATTTCCTATTGCAGAATATGGTTTATCCGTTCGGTAATTCTCACGCAGATTCGCGTCGCTCACGGGCTGAAACGCAATC encodes:
- a CDS encoding MFS transporter — protein: MALIHGIRENRGQFALQLLTVFAVGLTIGAERNVVPLLGRDVFGVESLAIIGSFVVSFGFVKALLNLYGGKWSETYGRRPILIAGWLVALPIPLILIYAPNWWWITLGNVLLGVNQGLAWSMSVNAKIDLAGANARGTAVGLDEAFGYTGVALGAWITGVIAAEYGLQPAPFYFLAGVIVLALLVAILFVEETLPYAQAEADASDAGEHLPFRAVLKRATWGDRTLFAAAQAGSVEKFVDALVWIAYPLYLTANGLSVAQVGVVVGVYGGVWGVLQLYTGKLADDIGRRIPVIAGMFVAGGGVLATAFVTGYWPWIVTAGVTGVGMALLYPTLITVVGDAAHPTWRATGLGVYRMWRDAGYAFGAILIGVTADAFGLQTAFVMVAGAMFLSGGVASFWMRETHPEFGTHASRSTGSPVTEE
- a CDS encoding 50S ribosomal protein L15e translates to MAKSFYSHIRDAWKTPGDGKLADLQWERKQDWRKQGAIERIDRPTRLDKARNLGYKAKQGIVVVRISVRKGSARKQRHKAGRRSKRQGVNRITRKKSIQRIAEERASTKYRNMRVLNSYWVGEDGRQKWFEAILVDPAHPAIQNDDDLNWICDDNHKGRAYRGLTGAGKSNRGLGKRGKGTEHTRPSIRAGQKRD
- a CDS encoding DUF1328 family protein, whose translation is MLELFTPIQAFSGQFLQYALLFFVLAIIASVVGARGIAGITMEIAKIFIAIFIILAIIALIL